The Mercurialis annua linkage group LG2, ddMerAnnu1.2, whole genome shotgun sequence genome contains a region encoding:
- the LOC126669903 gene encoding E3 ubiquitin-protein ligase ORTHRUS 2 — protein sequence MAQQELPCDGDGVCMKCKSKPVAEEILSCSTCVTPWHVSCLSKKLETLVSALQWECPDCSGEDMTGGGERNELVAKIKEIEGDAGLSEKEKAKRRQELLSGKTVEEEEDEKKNDIFDVVDETFKCAFCMQLPERPVTTPCGHNFCLKCFQTWIRKRNYTCVKCRCAIPHKMADQPRINSSLVFAIRMAKLSKSSVSGGQQQVYHFVQNQNKPEKAYTTERAQKAGKANACSGKIFVTVPPDHFGPIPPENDPERNQGVLVGECWEDRLECRQWGAHLPHVAGIAGQSAYGAQSVALSGGYVDDEDHGEWFLYTGSGGRDLSGNKRTNKEQSFDQKFEKMNEALRVSCKKGYPVRVVRSHKEKRSSYPPEKGVRYDGVYRIEKCWRKVGVQGHKVCRYLFVRCDNEPAPWTSDEHGDRPRPLPLIKELVDATDITDRKESPSWDFDEEDGFWKWKKPSPESRKPVHTRDGEDMKMTRKVIKKAQNSSVRERLLKEFSCLICQQVMNQPITTPCAHNFCKACLEGAFAGKTAMRERSKGGRTLRAQKNIMQCPRCPTDISDFLQHPKVNSELMSVIESLQRQTEEADGTEESPEAEGGCGSKRKNPDGSVEASGEVNKRNCTADGNDSPSSPLNVRSSEDELQ from the exons ATGGCCCAACAAGAGTTGCCCTGCGACGGCGACGGCGTGTGCATGAAATGCAAGTCCAAACCAGTAGCGGAAGAAATTTTGAGTTGCAGCACGTGCGTGACTCCGTGGCATGTGAGTTGCTTGTCCAAAAAACTGGAAACCCTAGTTTCCGCTCTTCAGTGGGAGTGTCCCGATTGTTCCGGCGAGGACATGACCGGCGGCGGCGAGAGAAATGAATTAGTTGCTAAAATAAAAGAGATCGAAGGCGATGCGGGTCTGAGTGAAAAAGAGAAGGCCAAAAGAAGACAGGAGTTGTTGAGCGGAAAAACAgtcgaagaagaagaagatgaaaagaAGAACGACATTTTTGATGTCGTCGACGAGACTTTTAAGTGCGCTTTTTGTATGCAGCTACCTGAGCGTCCTGTCACT ACACCATGTGGCCACAATTTCTGCCTCAAGTGTTTTCAGACATGGATTCGCAAAAGAAACTATACTTGTGTCAAATGCCGTTGCGCCATTCCCCATAAGATGGCGGATCAGCCTCGTATTAATTCGAGTCTTGTATTTGCCATTCGTATGGCCAAGTTATCCAAATCAAGTGTTTCCGGAGGCCAGCAGCAGGTTTATCATTTTGTACAAAATCAGAATAAGCCAGAGAAGGCCTATACGACAGAGCGAGCGCAAAAAGCTGGCAAGGCCAATGCTTGCAGCGGCAAGATATTTGTCACTGTGCCGCCTGATCATTTTGGGCCTATTCCACCTGAGAATGATCCTGAGAGAAACCAGGGTGTTCTTGTTGGTGAATGTTGGGAGGATAGATTGGAGTGCAGACAATGGGGTGCGCACTTACCCCACGTTGCGGGTATTGCTGGTCAATCCGCCTATGGTGCACAGTCAGTTGCGCTTTCTGGAGGCTATGTTGATGATGAAGACCATGGTGAATGGTTTCTATACACTGGAAG TGGTGGTAGGGACCTGAGTGGCAATAAGCGAACTAATAAGGAGCAGTCGTTTGATCAGAAATTTGAAAAGATGAATGAGGCACTTAGAGTGAGTTGCAAAAAAGGCTACCCTGTTAGGGTCGTTAG GTCCCATAAGGAGAAGCGCTCTTCATATCCTCCTGAAAAGGGGGTACGCTATGACGGGGTTTACAGAATAGAGAAGTGCTGGCGCAAAGTTGGAGTTCAA GGTCATAAGGTCTGTAGATACCTCTTTGTGAGATGTGATAATGAACCTGCTCCTTGGACAAG CGATGAGCATGGTGACCGACCGAGACCTTTGCCTCTTATAAAAGAGCTTGTGGATGCAACTGACATAACAGATAGAAAAGAGAGTCCATCTTGGGACTTTGAT GAAGAAGATGGCTTCTGGAAATGGAAGAAACCTTCACCTGAAAGCCGAAAACCAGTTCATACCAGGGACGGTGAGGACATGAAGATGACAAGGAAAGTTATAAAGAAGGCACAGAATTCAAGTGTGAGGGAGCGACTCTTAAAAG AGTTCAGTTGTTTAATCTGTCAGCAAGTAATGAATCAACCAATTACAACACCCTGTGCACACAACTTCTGCAAGGCATGCTTGGAGGGAGCATTTGCTGGGAAGACTGCTATGAGAGAGAGAAGTAAAGGTGGACGAACACTTCGAGCACAAAAGAATATCATGCAATGCCCTCGTTGCCCAACGGACATATCCGACTTTCTTCAACATCCTAAG GTTAACAGTGAACTCATGTCCGTGATTGAATCACTACAACGTCAGACAGAAGAGGCAGATGGAACTGAGGAGAGTCCTGAAGCTGAAGGTGGTTGTGGTAGTAAAAGGAAGAATCCTGACGGCTCCGTTGAAGCAAGTGGTGAGGTGAATAAGAGGAACTGTACAGCTGATGGAAATGATTCACCGTCGAGTCCTCTCAATGTGCGGTCATCTGAGGATGAGCTTCAGTAA
- the LOC126669394 gene encoding F-box protein AFR: MDNSEALIPDLPDEVAELCLLHLPYPYHALLRSVSSSWNTAISHPSFTLSRLSLSLSSPYLFVFAYRKSTAAIQWQALHPPSGRWFVLPPMPCPKAVCPPGFSCASLPRQGKLVVMGGMRSDTEISMNTTFVYRTSTNQWSAASPMLTPRAFFAVGNTNGNNIMAVGGSGSGITDSITAAECYDADSDTWTSLAKMHTGLCRYDSAVLGNKMYVTEGWTWPFMFSPRGGVYDPKTDTWQGLKDGMKEGWTGLSTVVDDRLFVISEHGDCPMKVYIPDLDTWQHVGGDKFPREAMHRPLAVSGAEGKVYVVSSGLNVAIGRIYECGGNQWELCVEWNLVIAPKAFHDFSPSNCQLLYA, translated from the exons ATGGATAATTCTGAGGCATTGATTCCTGATTTGCCTGATGAGGTAGCAGAGCTCTGTCTTCTTCACCTCCCGTACCCATACCACGCGTTGCTCCGCTCTGTTTCTTCTTCCTGGAACACAGCCATTTCTCACCCTTCTTTCACTCTCTCCAGGCTCTCTCTCTCCCTTTCTTCACCCTATCTTTTCGTTTTCGCTTATCGTAAATCCACCGCCGCCATTCAGTGGCAAGCTCTCCACCCTCCGTCTGGCCGTTGGTTTGTTCTGCCTCCCATGCCCTGTCCTAAAGCCGTATGCCCCCCTGGCTTCTCATGCGCCTCCCTGCCCCGTCAAGGCAAGCTCGTCGTCATGGGGGGGATGCGCTCGGACACAGAAATTTCAATGAACACTACTTTTGTTTACCGTACGTCAACAAATCAATGGTCTGCAGCCTCTCCTATGCTCACCCCTCGCGCATTCTTCGCCGTTGGTAACACGAATGGCAATAACATCATGGCCGTTGGTGGAAGTGGCTCCGGGATTACTGATTCCATCACAGCCGCTGAGTGTTATGACGCTGACAGCGACACGTGGACATCTCTTGCCAAAATGCACACCGGTCTATGCAG GTACGATTCTGCTGTACTCGGTAATAAGATGTACGTGACTGAAGGTTGGACGTGGCCCTTCATGTTTTCTCCCAGGGGCGGGGTCTACGATCCTAAGACGGACACGTGGCAAGGGTTGAAGGATGGAATGAAAGAAGGATGGACTGGATTAAGTACAGTTGTGGATGACAGATTGTTTGTGATATCAGAACATGGTGACTGTCCGATGAAGGTTTACATTCCCGATCTGGACACGTGGCAACACGTGGGAGGCGATAAGTTTCCCCGTGAGGCGATGCACAGACCTTTGGCTGTGAGTGGAGCAGAAGGGAAAGTATATGTGGTGTCCAGTGGGCTCAATGTGGCAATAGGGAGAATATATGAATGTGGGGGTAACCAATGGGAACTTTGTGTTGAATGGAACCTTGTTATTGCTCCTAAGGCTTTTCATGACTTTTCTCCTTCAAATTGTCAGCTGCTTTATGCCtaa
- the LOC126668330 gene encoding uncharacterized protein LOC126668330 codes for MELILKKDAKTHQALKNHADTIHNQELQIQQMAKALQNRNQGGLPSTTEANPREQVRTITLKNSKVLPKAHAEKVILEAEKEQHEETEPEKVVTKPTPLPPYVPKIPFPQRLKKPQDTWKFHQFLETFKKLQININLADALREMPHYAKFLKDILMNKRSWDKNTVPFTENCSSISLSKIPTKLDDPGSFTIPCTIGDLQTTNCL; via the coding sequence ATGGAGTTGATCCTAAAGAAGGACGCAAAGACTCACCAAGCACTTAAGAATCATGCTGATACTATTCATAACCAAGAATTGCAAATACAGCAGATGGCTAAAGCACTACAAAACCGAAATCAAGGTGGTTTACCGTCCACTACTGAGGCAAATCCAAGAGAGCAAGTCAGGACGATAACACTAAAGAATTCAAAAGTGTTGCCTAAAGCTCATGCAGAGAAGGTTATATTAGAGGCAGAAAAGGAGCAGCATGAGGAAACTGAACCTGAAAAGGTAGTCACTAAGCCTACTCCACTACCTCCGTATGTACCAAAAATACCATTCCCACAGCGATTGAAGAAGCCGCAAGATACTTGGAAGTTTCACCAGTTTTTAGAAACTTTCAAGAAGCTGCAAATCAACATCAATTTGGCTGACGCATTACGAGAAATGCCACATTATGCCAAGTTTTTAAAGGACATCCTTATGAACAAGAGGAGCTGGGATAAGAATACGGTTCCATTTACTGAAAATTGCAGCTCAATCAGCTTGAGCAAAATACCAACAAAGCTCGAtgatccagggagttttactATTCCTTGTACTATTGGTGATTTGCAAACTACTAATTGTCTTTGA